The Sporohalobacter salinus genomic interval AATATCCCCCTTAATTAATTTATTAATATAATGACAACTTATAACCAAAAATATTCATCGGGGAGTTAAAAAACAATCTCAGACCTAGTTAATCCAGATAAAAACTTTAGAAAGTATAATTATTTGCTCCTGTTGTCTCGGTTAATATCTTCTGCTTAAAATAACATTTTACATACTTGACTTGAAATTAATTCATAAATAGATTAACAGTTCACTATCGTTGCATTGTTAAAAAAGTTAATCAAATTATTTAAATTAAACCCAGCCTTAGAAAAAGCCTGGGAACTCAAAGAAGAGTTTAGAAACGTACCACAAATAGCGGAGCCTAATTAACTTTCACAATAGTTAATGGAAAGCTATTTAATTTTAAATAATTAACGGGGGTATAAAAACAAATATTATTTTTAACAATAGTTTTTTAAATCAACATTATCACTGCTAGTAAAATTTTTGAAAATTTTATCTTTAGATTATATTAGAGTTGCTAAAAGATGAATTATGAAATTGCTTTAATTAAACATATTGAATGTCTATTTCTTCTTCTTTTGAATTAGCACTACTATTCAGAATAAACCTTAACTCTAAAATATGTTTTTTAACAATGGCCTTCACATTTTCTGGATTCATAATTGGAGGAATCTTTACAATTTGTTTTTCTTGGTCTGGATTCCACTTTACAACTACTTCATTTTTCCTTAAAGATACTTTTATATTCTTTTTATCGATTTTCTCCGGTATCTTTAAGTTGAAACTAATGGAATCTAATTTAGAAATGATAGAATTATCAAAAGACGGAGAAGTAAAATAATTATTTTCTTTTTCATTTGTTTCCTTATGAATCGCATTAGAAGTCTCAAATAACTTGTTCATTTTTTTCAATGATTTATTAAGTGTATCCTGAACATGTTCCTGTATCTGAGACTTTTCAATTGATTTTTCTTTATTGTATCTTAAAGATTGAGTTAATATATCTTGAATATACTTTTTTATCTCTGATTTATTAGATGATTCAGGAGTTTGCCCTTCCTCTTTTAAAGCCTGTTCCACAACATCACTAATATAATCTTCTAAAAAAGAAAAATCAATCATATTTTCATTTGTCGAATTATTACCCACTTTTTCCTCCTTTCATCATCAACAATATAATTAAATTTCATTGTCATGTTCTTGTAACTTAACAGCTACTAATTCCTTAGCCCAATCAGGAATCTTATCATTTTCCATTTGATCAAATATATCTATTTGACTTGAATCCCTAAGCAAAGAAGATATATCTTCAATACTATTATTATTTCCACTAATTGAGCCAAAACCTTGACTATGCTTTTTATAACTTTTAAATCCAATAGGTAAATTAGTTCCCAGGTTAAAACAAGATGCTCCTTCAATTGTATCAATATTAATCTCTCCAATAAAAAAATTTAGTGATAAAGACATCATTCCCCCCCTTTATAAAATTATGCACATAGAATATTTGATTTTTATTTTTTAGTAAATTTTTTATTAATTTTAGGTTCAGTACTTTCCTGATCATAATTTTTCTTTTGCTCCTTAGCTTTGAAATTAGTTCTAGAATTTTTTTGCTTCGTTTTATTTTTATTCTTCTTTTTTTCTTCATCCTTAATTACTTCAACTCCAAAATTATTTCCTAAATTCAAAGCACCACCCAACTCTTCAACATTTAATTCTTTCAAACTAAATGTTAAATCATCTAATTGAGGATTATCTACATTTAATTTTTCAATAGTAATCTGACATTCAAGTGTTTCATCACTAATCTTTTCAATTATAGCTTCTATTTTCTCTAATCGTTTATTTAACTTAGTTAATTTATCTTTACTTTTACTTTCTATTTTAAATATACTTTTTAATCTATCTAACCATCCCAAACATTCACCTCCATGTTAATAGAGCATCAATCAAAGATTATATATTTTCTTTAAAACCTGATTTGATAATTATACTTTTAGTATTAGATAATTTATTATAATTACCATCTAATATTCCATAACCTTCATTGGACTTTGCAAATGCATTCCATTTTACCTGCAAGTTATCCCCAGAAAACATACCGGACGAATTATTAATCTCACCTATTTTAAGCTCCTTAACTTTAATCCCCACCATTTTGTCCCCCTTTATCAATTGTAGGATTATCAACATTATCCGGATCAATAACTAAATTCAAAGGTTTTAAAACAAAGTTATTCTCTCCGTCTACTGCACCAAATGCTGTATTAGACTTATTTTGTGACTTCCAAAACCATTGCGAATTATTGCCAACAAAAACTCCTGAAAGATTACTAATCGAATCAACATTAATACTTTCAAAAACAACATTAGAAGATACTTTTTTCTTTGACATTCATTTTCACCCTATAACTGCTGATCCACGGATGAAGGTACAAAATCAGAATCAGATATCGGAGTATCAACTACATCATCATCAACAATTAAATTTATTGCACCTACTATCAAGCCAACTCCAGTAATGCCTCCACTACCTTCATTAACTTTACTGTGAGTATCCCAATCAGGTTGAGCATTTTCTCCCATAGCAATCGGAGAATTGGTACTAATACTATTAACATTAATGGTGTTATAAACAATATTTACAGACATAAACTCCCCTCCTTACGCTCATTTCAATATATTAAAATTAAAAGTTATTCCTAAATCTCTACTAAAAATTTATGTGGTTTGCTATAAATATATGTCCATCTAAATTAATTTGTTTCTATATACAGTAAGGTTAAGCAATCTGAGATTTAGTATGAAAAACTTCAATCTTAATATAATCTGAACCATTAGCTACAATTGCTCCATCAGCTGTTTCTGTTAACTGATCTTGAGAAGTAACTTCTTCATTTCCCCATAGGAGCCATAGCTACCCTATTCTTTATTTCCACTGAATTAATTTAAATAGGTTCAAATAACTTTGAATTATTCACAAATCCCCCCCCTTGATTAATTTATTAATATGATGATATATTAAATCTAAAAATATTTATAGATTGTAAAAATAATCTTTAATACTTCTAATTAATGAATAATTAATTTTTATTTATAAAAACTAAAATTAAATATCCTAATTATATTATATAAAGGAGAATAAATAATAAAATGTCATTTCTAGAAAACTTATTAGGAACAAATAAAAAACTTGAACAACCTCACACTAAAATCAGTGGGCAAGAAGCTCACCATTTATGGAATTTATCTCAGATGCATCATATATTTCTAGATAATATAAAATTAAACTTAAATTTTGTCCACGATGAAGATTTTAAACATATTTTAAAAGAACATCGAGATTATTTTCAAAATAAAGTCAACAAAATTGAAAATATTATGCAAAAATATTCAATTAAAAGCACTAAACCAAGTTCCAAAGATATTCAACTTCCAGAGAGAGTAGAAATTATACAAGATCCTGATATAGCTCAACTATTATATATATTCCTACGAGCTAATATATCCGTCCAAATAAAAACAATTAAAGATACCATATTTAGTGATGATCTCCGAAACAAATTTATCGAATTTACAAAAAATGCTGTAGATAATCTTGATGAATATATTGAATATTTAAAGGGGAAGAATTGGATTGATTATCCTCCTCTATATAAAAGCAGTAAAACTAATGAAGAAGTAGCTGCAAATGAAATCTATCACCTGTGGGAACATTTAAATTATCGCTATATTCACATTGAACAAACAAAAATTTATATTGGTTTTATTAGTGATGATGACTTCAAAGCTTTACTCAATAAAGGATTAAATACCTTGGAAAAGCAAATAAATGAATTAGAAGACATGCTCTTAAAACATGGAGTTACTTTACCTACTAAATATCCAGAAAGCATTCCTTATCCTAAGAATAATGAAGTACTTGGAGATGAATATATCTTTAATATGATATTAAATGGTATGCAGAATGCTGCTTTTTTACATGGCTCAAGTATTCAAGAAATGATAGTTAACAAACAAATAAGAAATTATTTTAAACAGCTATTATATACAGAAATGGACTTAATTAATCAGTTAATTAAGTATGGTAAAGTAAAGGGATGGCTCTCTAGTGTTCCTAAATTAAAACGAGTTCAAGAATAAAAATGGGCCCGATTAAGGCCCAAGTATAACTAATATTTTATTTATTTAGCTTCAACCATTAAGTTTGTAATTTTATCACTAAACTCAACTGGATCTTCTGGCGTAAATCCTTCTACTAAAGAAGCTAGAGAATATAATAACTTGCTATATTCAGCTAATCGATCGGAATTACCTTCTGTAACATGAATCTTTTTCAACTTAGAAAATAGATCATGTTGAGGATTAATTTCTAAAATTCGCTGGGCTTGACCCATATTTTGATCCATCTTTTCTAGTACTTTCTCCATAGACATACTTAGTCCAGCATCTCCGCTAACTAAGCAAACTGCACTTGATTTCAATCGCTTACTTAATCGAACATCGGTAACTTTATCAGCTAAGTGATCTTTAATATCTTCTAATAGTTCCTCGACTTCATCTTCATCAGCTTCAACACTTTCATCAACTTCATCTAAATCTAAGTCACCACGCAGAACTGACTTAAATTCTATATCATCATACTCTCTCAAACTATTAATTGCAAACTCATCAATCTCATCAAAGAAATATAGCACTTCCAAACCTTTTTCCTGCAGCAGTTCCATCTGAGGAAGTTTTTCTACTGTTGTTTCATCTTCACCTGTTACATAATAAATTACATCCTGATCTTCCTCCATCCGCTCAACATACTCAGCTAAAGTAGTCATCTCACTATCAGAATGAGAAGAAGGAAATACTAATAAATCAACTAATTCCTCCTGCTCTTTACCATAATTCATATTAATGCCGCCTTTAATTAATTGCCCAAACTCTCTCCAAAACTTCTTATATTTCTCACGATCATCAGCAAGCATATTCTTTAACCGCTTTAAAACTTTCTTTTTTAAATTTTTACTAATTATCTTTAACTGCTTATCATCCTGTAAAACCTGTCGAGACAGGTTTAAATTAAAATCAGGAGAATCTACTAACCCGCGAACAAATCTCAAATAATCAGGAAGTAATTTTGAACAATTATCCATAACAAAGTTATTTTTAGAATATAATCTAAGCCCCTGGTCAAAATCCTCAGAAAAAATATTAGACGGCGCCTGCTGAGGAATAAAAAGCAGGGTAGAATACTTAACTAATCCTTCAACTTTACTATGAACTACCTCTAGTGGCTCAGTCCAATCATTAAAGACTTCCTTATAAAATTCATTATATTCTTCCTCTTCAATATCTCCCTTATTTCTAACCCAAAGAGGTCTCATATCATTTAAAGTCCTAATTTCTTCTGTAGTTTCCCCTTCATCACCTTCTTCATAGAACTTCATCTTAATTGGATACTGTACATAATTAGAATGCTTCTGAACCAGCCGCTGTATGTTCTGGCGATTGGTTAAATCCATTCCTTCCCCGTCACTAGTAAACTCATTTCTTAACTGTAGTTTAATTATAGTACCACGCTCTGGTTTGTCCACTTCTTCTATTCGATATGTCCCGTCTCCTGTTGATTCCCATTTGACTCCTTTATCTTGTTTAGGTGCTCGAGTAATTAAAGTAACCTTGTTAGCTACCATAAAGGAAGAATAAAATCCAACTCCAAATTGTCCGATTAAATCTAAAGCATCATCTTCTGCAGCAGCCTGTTGTTCCTGTAATTTCTGTAAAAACTCCTGGGAACCTGACTGAGCAATAGTTCCAATATTCTCTATAACTTCATTGTAGGTCATTCCAATCCCATTATCTTCAATAATAAATTCATTATTGGCTTTATCTATATCAAGCCAAATCTCAAAATCAGAATTTCCTGCTAAAATATCAGAGTCAGTTAATGATTGAAACTTAACTTTATCAATTGCATCGGAAGCATTAGCGATTAACTCTCTTAAAAAGATTTCTTGATTAGTATAAATAGAATTAATCATTAGATCTAACATTTTCTGAGTTTCAGTCTGAAACTTTTTTTCTTCTGCTTCTTGAGCTGTCATTTATTTTGCCTCCTTTTATTAATAAATTCGCTATTCTTTGTTTAATATGTATGTTAATATCACCTAGCATTTATTTTAGCATTATCTAGCATTTATTGTCAATATGATTTTCTAATAATTCATTCTATTCTAAAGTCCTTTCTAAAAAATAACCTTTCCATTTTAAAGTAAATGTTAAATATTAATTAAATTATATTTTTATAATTTAATTTTTAGTCATAAGTGACCAAGTAATAAATAACTTTGCATTTGAATTATATTAATTTTAATTCAAATGCAGGTCTTTAATTGGTTTAAAACTAAATTAATACGTAAAGCATATTAAACACAACTACTAATTAACTGAAAATAAATTAAAATCTATAAAAATAATCTAGTTTTTTATACAGGAGGATATCAGCTATGAATATCTTTATATTAGATAAAAATATCAAAAAATGTGCTCAATATCATGCTAACAAACATGTAATTAAGATGATCTTAGAATCAGCCCAGTTATTATGTAGTGCCCACTGGATGACTGGTAGTGAAGCTCCTTATCGCTTAACCCATAAAAATCATCCCTGCAGTAAATGGGTTCGCGAATCAATCGAGAATTACCGTTGGTTAGTTAAATTAGGATTAGCTCTATGTAAAGAATATACCTATCGTTATGGCAAGACACATAAAACCGAAGAAAAATTAGAATGGTTGCGCGATAATGAACCGGATTTACCAAATAAAGAAATGACTGATTTTGTACTAGCTATGCCTGATAAATATAAATGTCAAGATCCAGTTCAGGCCTACCGCGCCTATTATCGGAGAGAGAAAAAAGAAATGGCCGCCTGGAAGAACAGACCTGTTCCAGACTGGTTTACACTAAATTAACAATGCCAATAAGATTTAAAGCCTTGACTTGTTAATAAAATCTGATATACTTATTTTTATGAAAGAAGAAAATTAATCTTTATATTTCAGTAAGGAGAATACGAAAATGATTGATGTTGAAGAAACCAATATTAAAACAAAGTACATTTTAAAAATCTTTATCGAATCCACTACAAAAATTATTAAAAAAGAAGGAATTAAAGGAGTCACTATTAGAAAAGTTGCTGATATTGCTGGTTATAATAGTGCCACTATATATAACTATTTTGAAAATTGTAACCAATTAATTTCTTTTGCAGCCATGAAATTTATCAGCAATTATATTCAAGCATTACCAAATTACTTTAAACAAGAAAATAGCGCTTTAGAAAACTTTCTAGCAGTTTGGGAATGTTTTTGTGAATATTGTTTTAAAGATCCGCAAATTTACTATGCAGTTTTTACCGAAGATATTGGAGATCAATCAGAAAATCTAATTAAAAATTACTACTCTCTTTTCCCAGAAGATTTAGGTGATCCACCTGAAGAAGTAATGCCTATGTTAATGGAATCTAATTTTGTGGAAAGATGTAGAATCTCAATTGATCCTTGCATCAAGAAAGGCTACTTTTCTGAAGAAGAAGCTGAAGAAATAAATGAAATGATTAGATTAACTTATCAGGGAATGCTTTCATTATTAGTCAATAATCGAGTAGATTACTCAAGTCAAGAAGCTGCCGAAAGAACCATGAAATATATTCGCAAAATTGTACATAGTTATCAATAAAGCAGCTGCTTAGCAGCTGTTTTATATCTAAATAAATTCTTACTTCATTCCTACTTGTAATATTATTTTAGCTACCAATAAATAATTTAACTGCCATAATCAAAATAATAACCACTAATATGCCTCTAATCCACTTATCTCCTTTAGACACTGCAAAATTACTACCTAAATAAGCTCCAATACTATTCCCTATCGCTAAAATCAAACCTAATAGCCAAGCTACCTTACCATTAATTATAAATACTATTAATGAAGGTATAGTATAAGCAGCAATTACAAATACTTTAATACTATTAATTTTAACTAAAGAAAGCCCTGTAATCAAAGAAAGAGTAACAATAAATAAAAAACCCACTCCTCCCTGAATAAAACCACCATAAATACCTACAAAGAAAAAAGCAACCATTGCTGCCAACTGTCGACTCGAACTTAACTTTTCTATAGTAGTCTCAATCTTCTTTTTTGGATCAAAAATAATTAAAATTAAAACTAAAATCATTACTCCAGCCAAAATTTTATTAAAAATATCTTCCGGTAAATCAACTGCTAAATTAGAACCAATAATTGCTCCTATCATTGCAGGAATACTTAATTTGAAACTAAATTTAAAATTAAAAAAACCTTTTCGCCGAAAATTAGTTACAGCTACAATATTCTGAATTAAAACAGCAATTCGATTCGTTCCATTAGCAATAGCTGAAGGCAACCCCATAAAAATTAAAGTAGACATCGCAATTAATGAACCTCCACCAGCTAAAGTATTTATGAATCCAGCCACTGTACCAGCAAATAAGATCATTAGTATTTTTAAAACTGACATTTATTAATTATACCTCCTAACTCAATCTAAAATAATAATATCAAATTTACGTCTTAACAACAATTAATTTTAAAAATCCATGCTATTAAGTTTTGTTCATCTCAAAATGAAAAATATCATCTATAATCTTATATTTATTAAAGAATTGATAAATAATATACCTGACTCATTAAACTAAATAAAAGGAGGAAAAATTATGAAGAAGAAATTTGTTATTTTATCCATTTTATTAATAGTTACTTTAACATTAGGAGCCTGTGCAAATACTGATGGAAACAATCAAACTAAGCAGAAGCAGAATCAAAATAAAATGGAAACTAAAGTTTCATCTAAAACTAAAGCCTCATCTATCTTTCAACAATCAGAAGTAAAAAACATGAAAGTCTCTGCTGATAAAGCCAAAATTAAATCAGGACCAGGTAATAACTTTAAAACTATAGGAAACTTAACAAAAAATGAAACAACTAAAGTATTAGGTCAAATTGAAGACTGGTATATTGTTCGCTTAAAAAATGGCCGCGTTGGGTGTGTAGATTCTAATCAATGCGAACCAATCGTTAAAGAAGACCAACCTCGTCCTCCACAACCACAGGACACTCCGAATCCAGAAGAAACTAAACAACCAGAACCAAAAAATCCACAACAAAATCAATCAGAAGAAAAAGCAAAACCAGTTGATAACTTAAGTTCAATAGAAAAACAAATGGTAGACTTAATTAATAAAGCAAGAAAAGAGAATAATGTAGATCCACTAAAAACAGATAAAGAATTAACAAAACTAGCTAGAATGAAATCTAAAGATATGGTCAAAAATGATTACTTCAGTCACTATTCTCCAACCTACGGCAGCCCTTTTGATATGCTCAATAAATTTGGAGTTGAGTACTTACAGGCAGGAGAAAATATAGCAGCTAACTCATCTGTAGAAGCAGCTCACAGGGAATTAATGAACTCTAAAGGACATAGAAGAAATATCCTTAATCCTCAATATACCCATGTAGGTGTAGGAATCAAATCTAGTGACAAATATGGTTATATCTTTACTCAACTCTTTATCAGTAAACCTACTGAATAAAATTTATATTGTCTAATTTAAAATAAAAGGAGCGGCAACCCTGCTCCTTTTTCTCTTTTCATGAATAAATCAGAAATCATTATAACCTATTTTTAATCTTATTAGCTTTACATAAATTCTTCTTCACATAATCAGGTATTTGTTCATTTTCTATTATTTCTGGCAGCGTCATCCAATAAACAGCAGACACTTCTTCCTTACTTTTACATCTAGCTACTCCTCTCTTATAACGACATAAAAATATAGTATCAACTACTGTATCATTAGAATTAATAACAAATGATTTACTTCCAATATACTTAACATCATCATAAATTTCAATTCCTACTTCTTCATAAATCTCTCGTCGCAAATTTCTCTCTAGAATATTTTCCGTAGAATGGGAGTTAGGATTTAACTCTTTCACCTTGCCGCTAAGTAATGTCAGAATACCAGGAGCATGTTCTTCTTTATCACTTCGCTTGATAATAAGCCACTTATCTCCTCTAAAAATAGCTGCCTCAACACTGACAATATTCCAAATATATGCCATTGATTTATCCTCACCTTCAATAAATATAATGATTAATTACTAACTTATATTAAAAATAATTAACTCCTTTATTTTATCTTAACTTTAACTTCAATTTTTAATAGTATTAATAAAACTGCTGGGATTACAAAAGTAACCCCAGCAATATTAGAAAATTACTATTTTAACAACGACAACTGCCATCATCAAAGAAGATAAAGAAGAAGAACAAAAGAACTATTATCCAAATAAAACCATGACCGAAACCTCCACTACTTCTAGACATCCTGTCACCTCCTTAACTATAAAAAATGAAATATTCTATTTTGTAAGTATAATATGTTCTTTCTTATATATTCGTGTAATATTCTATTAAATAATCACCCTACATCTGATAAATGTAGGGTGATTATAGATTCTTATATTCAATCTTTTATTTTTCAAAAATTGCAAAACCTCCGCCGAAAAAGAAGAAGAAAACAACAATAAGCAACAATCCAAAGAAACCGCCACCGAAAAAGCCTTCTAATTCACCATCAAATTCATTCTGCATTATTTTAACCTCCCCCCCCTTTAAACTTACTATGCAATATAATATGTATTATAGACCATAAATGTGTAAATTCTTGATATCAATTATAAAAAAAGCAGTAGCCCGATTGGCTACTGCTAAACTATAAAATCTTATTCAATAATAACTTTATCTAATTTCCATTCTTCATCTTCATATGATAAATTAATTATATACTTAACTAAACTGTTGTAAGCTTCACCGTTCCATTCTCGTTTAGGATAATGTTTCATAACTTTAAGTTCAACTTTTGCCCAGTCCTCTGATCTTTCTATTACCTTTGCGTTTTTGACTACTTCATGTGTTGGGAATGTTAGTTCCCCCTCATTATTTTGATGATATTCTTTAAGCCGTTTAACTTGTTCTTCTATCTCACCTTTAGTTGTTATATCTTCAAGATTTTTCTCTAACAATTTAATGATCAAATTAAAACCATCTTTCCTATTATCAGTTAATCTATCTAAATTAATATAACTTTCATAGGCAGCTTGAAATGTAGCCTCAACTTGATGGTTCAATTGATATGCCAATAAGGCTAATCTAACATTAGTAGCATTAGTCAATTCTTTATCTATCTTTTTGTTTTGTATTTTATTTTTTTTACTTGTAGAAGAATCATAATTTTGACCGTATGATTCTAATTCAGAAATAACCCTATACCCTTCCCCTTTACTTTCTCGCCTGATTAATCCTACTTTTTTTGCATAATACTCATAAATCTCAAATTGTCTATTTTCGTCTCTAGGAGTAATCTTTACTTTAATTACATTAGAAAATTCTCCCGCTGGAACTTCTATTTTTTTATCTATTGCTATAATTTTACGTCTGGTTTCTCCAGATACCCAGCTGTTTCCTACTTCTAAAGGAGTCTGTAAAATTACTTCTTCAAATTGCTTATTTTCTTCTATATCAGACAATAAATTTTCTTCACTATAAAATTCTGTCTCTTCAACTAACTGAATAACTTTTTTATCAGTAATTTTATATACCTTTGCCATTTCAGTTCCACCATTATTCTCATGTATTTGGACTAAAGAATCATTTTTAAATTTTACTTCTTTATTAAAAGCAGCAAATTCATTACCTATTCCAGAAAATTTAAAATACCTTCCTTCTTTAGCAGGAAAATAACTACTTATTTCCTCTCCACTAAGAAAGCTACTGCTTAAATTCTCTTCGTTTAAAGCTTCTCCATTTCCACAACTAGTAACCACAAATATTAATATTAAAATAAGAATAATTGTTGAACATAATCGCTTCTGTTTCATCATGGTCCCCCCTTATACTATAAACTTAATCTTTTTATTTTTTCACACCTTCACAAGTCTAACATAAATTTAAAATATATACAATAGTAAAAGAATAATCTATAAACAAAATAATCCAATTATTCTATTTCAAAAATAGCATATAAGCCATTACCATTACTTTAATGAAAAAGCCCCTGGTAATTTCCAGAGGCATAACAGACGATATTTAAGTTTCAGGTATACAAATGCTTTGACCAATCAGTAAAGCATCAGGATTTACATCTGGATTTAATCTTTTTAGTTCCTCAATTGTAGTTCCAAATCTTCTAGCTATTTCATAAAATGTATCCCCCGCTTGAATCTGATATTTAAATGTACCTTCCGGGCATTCTACTGGCGGTTTAGCTACCGGAATGCAAATAATCTCACCTACATTAAGATTCTGTGGATCTAATCGTGGATTTGCCTCATTTAAATTATCTACTGAAATATTAAATCGCTGAGCAATCTTATAAAGAGTATCCCCCGGCTGAATAGAATAAAAATTCCCCTCTGGACAAGAAGGAAATCGTTCCTGCAACGGAATACAGATTTCCTGTCCAACTTGTAAATTCTCCGGATCAATTCCAGGATTGGCTCCAATAAGCGCTGGAATTGTAGTTTCAAAACGCTGAATTAATTCATACAGAGTATCTCCAGCCTTAATAACATATTCCTCAGTATTTGGCGGACATTCTCTGGAACCATCAACCATTCTATCCCCCCTTTCTAAAATATTATATTTAAACTTTCACCTAAATGTTCTTATGTAACTAAATAATATTCTAAATACCTGGGATTAGCGATGTTTCACAGTAAGTACCTGTTGAATTTTTCTGGTAGTATTGATATCCTGGATTTGGACCGCCATTAATTGATGGTTTAATTGAAAATTATCAATAAGATTTAATTGGTAACTTTTTAATTATTAAAATTTTAATAATTAAATTATATTAAAGTAATAATATAAACAAAATCATTTAAAACTAATCAACCTAAGACATAATATAGAATGGATGATTAATAATGTCTCAATTACTAGCAACATTTTGGACAACTTCCATAATATATTTCCTAATTTTCATTCTAGCCCGCACAATAGGTAGAAAACTTCTATCACAGATCACCTTCTTTGAATTTGTCATAATTATAACTATTGGTACTATTGGTGCTAACTATATTACTAATCAAATCAATGGTAAGTGGATTTTAATTAGTTTACTTATCTTAACTTTTTATGTAGTTACTTTCGATTATCTATCTCTTAAAAGTTTACGTTTTAGAAAAATTGTTGAAGGTGAACCGATAATCATAATTCAAAATGGTAAAATCCTGGAAGATAATATGCGCAAAGCAAGATATAACTTAGATCATCTTGAAATGCAATTACGACAAAAAGGAGTATTTGACTTAAGCCAAGTAGAATTTGCTATTTTAGAATCACACGGAAAAT includes:
- a CDS encoding DUF3231 family protein is translated as MSFLENLLGTNKKLEQPHTKISGQEAHHLWNLSQMHHIFLDNIKLNLNFVHDEDFKHILKEHRDYFQNKVNKIENIMQKYSIKSTKPSSKDIQLPERVEIIQDPDIAQLLYIFLRANISVQIKTIKDTIFSDDLRNKFIEFTKNAVDNLDEYIEYLKGKNWIDYPPLYKSSKTNEEVAANEIYHLWEHLNYRYIHIEQTKIYIGFISDDDFKALLNKGLNTLEKQINELEDMLLKHGVTLPTKYPESIPYPKNNEVLGDEYIFNMILNGMQNAAFLHGSSIQEMIVNKQIRNYFKQLLYTEMDLINQLIKYGKVKGWLSSVPKLKRVQE
- the htpG gene encoding molecular chaperone HtpG, with the protein product MTAQEAEEKKFQTETQKMLDLMINSIYTNQEIFLRELIANASDAIDKVKFQSLTDSDILAGNSDFEIWLDIDKANNEFIIEDNGIGMTYNEVIENIGTIAQSGSQEFLQKLQEQQAAAEDDALDLIGQFGVGFYSSFMVANKVTLITRAPKQDKGVKWESTGDGTYRIEEVDKPERGTIIKLQLRNEFTSDGEGMDLTNRQNIQRLVQKHSNYVQYPIKMKFYEEGDEGETTEEIRTLNDMRPLWVRNKGDIEEEEYNEFYKEVFNDWTEPLEVVHSKVEGLVKYSTLLFIPQQAPSNIFSEDFDQGLRLYSKNNFVMDNCSKLLPDYLRFVRGLVDSPDFNLNLSRQVLQDDKQLKIISKNLKKKVLKRLKNMLADDREKYKKFWREFGQLIKGGINMNYGKEQEELVDLLVFPSSHSDSEMTTLAEYVERMEEDQDVIYYVTGEDETTVEKLPQMELLQEKGLEVLYFFDEIDEFAINSLREYDDIEFKSVLRGDLDLDEVDESVEADEDEVEELLEDIKDHLADKVTDVRLSKRLKSSAVCLVSGDAGLSMSMEKVLEKMDQNMGQAQRILEINPQHDLFSKLKKIHVTEGNSDRLAEYSKLLYSLASLVEGFTPEDPVEFSDKITNLMVEAK
- a CDS encoding pyrimidine dimer DNA glycosylase/endonuclease V, giving the protein MNIFILDKNIKKCAQYHANKHVIKMILESAQLLCSAHWMTGSEAPYRLTHKNHPCSKWVRESIENYRWLVKLGLALCKEYTYRYGKTHKTEEKLEWLRDNEPDLPNKEMTDFVLAMPDKYKCQDPVQAYRAYYRREKKEMAAWKNRPVPDWFTLN
- a CDS encoding TetR/AcrR family transcriptional regulator — its product is MIDVEETNIKTKYILKIFIESTTKIIKKEGIKGVTIRKVADIAGYNSATIYNYFENCNQLISFAAMKFISNYIQALPNYFKQENSALENFLAVWECFCEYCFKDPQIYYAVFTEDIGDQSENLIKNYYSLFPEDLGDPPEEVMPMLMESNFVERCRISIDPCIKKGYFSEEEAEEINEMIRLTYQGMLSLLVNNRVDYSSQEAAERTMKYIRKIVHSYQ
- a CDS encoding sulfite exporter TauE/SafE family protein, which codes for MSVLKILMILFAGTVAGFINTLAGGGSLIAMSTLIFMGLPSAIANGTNRIAVLIQNIVAVTNFRRKGFFNFKFSFKLSIPAMIGAIIGSNLAVDLPEDIFNKILAGVMILVLILIIFDPKKKIETTIEKLSSSRQLAAMVAFFFVGIYGGFIQGGVGFLFIVTLSLITGLSLVKINSIKVFVIAAYTIPSLIVFIINGKVAWLLGLILAIGNSIGAYLGSNFAVSKGDKWIRGILVVIILIMAVKLFIGS
- a CDS encoding CAP domain-containing protein, encoding MKKKFVILSILLIVTLTLGACANTDGNNQTKQKQNQNKMETKVSSKTKASSIFQQSEVKNMKVSADKAKIKSGPGNNFKTIGNLTKNETTKVLGQIEDWYIVRLKNGRVGCVDSNQCEPIVKEDQPRPPQPQDTPNPEETKQPEPKNPQQNQSEEKAKPVDNLSSIEKQMVDLINKARKENNVDPLKTDKELTKLARMKSKDMVKNDYFSHYSPTYGSPFDMLNKFGVEYLQAGENIAANSSVEAAHRELMNSKGHRRNILNPQYTHVGVGIKSSDKYGYIFTQLFISKPTE
- a CDS encoding NUDIX hydrolase translates to MAYIWNIVSVEAAIFRGDKWLIIKRSDKEEHAPGILTLLSGKVKELNPNSHSTENILERNLRREIYEEVGIEIYDDVKYIGSKSFVINSNDTVVDTIFLCRYKRGVARCKSKEEVSAVYWMTLPEIIENEQIPDYVKKNLCKANKIKNRL
- a CDS encoding LysM peptidoglycan-binding domain-containing protein, whose amino-acid sequence is MVDGSRECPPNTEEYVIKAGDTLYELIQRFETTIPALIGANPGIDPENLQVGQEICIPLQERFPSCPEGNFYSIQPGDTLYKIAQRFNISVDNLNEANPRLDPQNLNVGEIICIPVAKPPVECPEGTFKYQIQAGDTFYEIARRFGTTIEELKRLNPDVNPDALLIGQSICIPET